The Nomia melanderi isolate GNS246 chromosome 7, iyNomMela1, whole genome shotgun sequence genome includes a window with the following:
- the simj gene encoding transcriptional repressor p66-beta simjang isoform X7, with protein sequence MGGGEDINGGQGRHIESLSLIFAQRRCEFFLLAAEGSGSRLCVWVSGSWRIVSRLPGATRQPRATDSGVVLFCAFGDKLHWIACAFSSLSARGRIGRTRDDRVRGTGELHGDMRKSRAGDRQAVKCPAAAVRDWEGHSREARYTRTLAAVCACAPCHCTVAAFERMEAMDLDGDAVVDLSVSSSGRRNSPSITINSGDVGVPLDLGLHFSSSPNLDNNMPEARNIQNAARGILAPKSADDRKTRRNLRPRIEISYAETPDERRINGYVNGNADSDEGDMPPLPPIKELSSDELAERERTLRKFREELRSEEMKLVLLKKLRQSQQLKENIAAVPKVPSKLPPPVTVQPAPHSHRTGKAPPPLLRGQPAPSRSSIHVPPPGMLLPPTSARSSTSSTGIPPNMIIPQPPHPRSRPPSATPNVSNYHAPADRTERSTKDPTPTPAHQERPRDDNQTPAQRQAAAKLALRKQLEKTLLQIPPPKPPPPEMHFVPNPSNTEFIYLVGLEHVVDFITKEPAIPPPPEPFECTQCKTDFTPVWKWEKPITGGKKESPRGQHATFQRPPAGRDPRVICEHCVTTNVKKALKAEHTNRLKTAFVKALQQEQEIEQRLAQAACPSPDPPAPKPVPKAATPTRRVATPPAPPPQVPPAPTLAPTPPAPKLQEHPLVKLAESGKFSPHHAAAAAALQQQLLRELAKNPVPGLPPHQPLPAHMMPPFTSILYPYQLAMAQASGKGLAELQRQAADLQRQYLLDMIPSQASQAQGNQAPPRAHPHNWKT encoded by the exons ATGGGAGGAGGGGAAGACATCAACGGCGGACAAGGCCGCCATATTGAATCACTCTCGTTAATTTTTGCGCAGAGGCGGTGTGAATTTTTTCTCCTCGCGGCGGAAGGTAGCGGCTCAAGGTTGTGCGTCTGGGTCTCCGGATCGTGGAGGATCGTTTCGCGGTTACCCGGTGCCACGCGTCAGCCCCGCGCGACAGACAGTGGTGTTGTTTTGTTCTGTGCGTTCGGGGACAAGTTGCATTGGATTGCGTGTGCGTTCTCGTCTCTGTCGGCCCGCGGGCGAATTGGTCGGACGCGCGATGACCGGGTCCGCGGCACGGGAGAGCTCCACGGAGACATGCGGAAATCGCGGGCCGGAGATCGCCAGGCGGTGAAGTGCCCTGCTGCTGCTGTTCGCGATTGGGAGGGACACTCGAGGGAAGCGAGGTATACGCGTACACTGGCTGCGGTATGTGCTTGTGCGCCATGTCATTGTAC AGTCGCCGCGTTTGAGAGAATGGAAGCCATGGATTTGGACGGTGATGCAGTGGTGGACCTGAGTGTTAG CAGCAGTGGCAGAAGAAATTCTCCATCAATTACTATTAACTCTGGCGATGTGggagttccattagatttaggTCTTCATTTCTCTTCGAGCCCTAATCTGGATAACAACATGCCGGAAgcacgaaatattcaaaatgcgGCAAGGGGAATTCTGGCCCCGAAATCTGCAGATGACAGAAAAACACGCCGTAATCTTAGACCTAGGATTGAAATAAGTTATGCAGAGACTCCAGATGAACGTAGAATAAATGGATATGTGAATGGAAATGCAGATAGTGATGAAG GTGATATGCCACCTCTGCCACCGATTAAAGAACTATCGTCAGATGAATTAGCTGAACGCGAAAGAACACTTAGAAAATTCAGGGAGGAACTTAGATCTGAGGAGATGAAACTGGtgttgttaaaaaaattacgaCAGTCACAACAACTGAAAGAAAACATTGCTGCTGTACCAAAGGTACCCAGCAAATTACCACCACCAGTTACAGTACAACCGGCTCCCCATAG tcATAGAACTGGAAAGGCACCTCCACCTTTACTTAGGGGACAGCCTGCTCCAAGCAGAAGTAGTATACATGTTCCTCCACCTGGAATGTTATTACCACCTACATCTGCTCGAAGTTCTACTTCCAGTACTGGAATACCGCCAAACATGATCATACCACAACCACCACATCCTAGAAGTAGGCCTCCTAGTGCAACGCCAAATGTATCAAATTATCATGCACCAGCAGACCGAACTGAAAGGTCCACAAAAGATCCAACCCCAACCCCGGCACATCAA GAGAGACCAAGGGATGATAATCAGACACCTGCGCAACGTCAAGCGGCCGCTAAATTGGCTCTACGAAAGCAACTCGAGAAGACGTTGCTACAGATACCACCACCGAAACCGCCGCCACCCGAAATGCATTTCGTACCCAATCCTTCCAATACGGAGTTCATCTATTTGGTGGGTCTAGAGCACGTAGTTGATTTTATTACTAAGGAGCCTGCTATTCCACCACCTCCGGAACCATTCGAGTGTACTCAATGCAAAACAGACTTTACACCTGTGTGGAAATGGGAGAAACCAATCACTGGTGGTAAAAAGGAAAGTCCAAGAGGACAGCATGCCACTTTCCAGAGACCTCCAGCAGGTCGTGATCCTAGGGTGATATGTGAACATTGTGTAACAACCAATGTTAAAAAAGCTCTGAAAGCTGAGCACACTAATCG GTTAAAGACAGCGTTCGTGAAAGCGTTGCAACAGGAACAAGAAATAGAACAAAGGTTGGCACAGGCAGCGTGTCCAAGTCCAGATCCTCCTGCTCCAAAACCAGTTCCTAAAGCAGCTACTCCCACAAGAAGAGTAGCAACACCACCGGCTCCTCCGCCACAAGTACCACCAGCACCCACGTTGGCACCAACTCCGCCAGCGCCAAAATTGCAGGAGCATCCTTTGGTCAAGTTGGCTGAAAGTGGGAAATTCAGCCCGCATCATGCTGCTGCTGCAGCTGCTTTGCAGCAACAGTTGCTTAGAG AATTGGCGAAGAATCCTGTTCCAGGCTTGCCACCTCATCAACCCCTTCCTGCTCATATGATGCCACCGTTTACCTCGATATTATATCCTTACCAGCTTGCAATGGCGCAGGCCAGCGGCAAGGGTCTTGCAGAACTGCAACGACAAGCGGCAGACCTGCAGCGCCAATACTTGCTCGATATGATTCCATCGCAAGCGTCTCAAGCACAAGGCAATCAGGCTCCACCACGGGCCCATCCACACAATTGGAAGACGTAA
- the simj gene encoding transcriptional repressor p66-beta simjang isoform X8, with product MGGGEDINGGQGRHIESLSLIFAQRRCEFFLLAAEGSGSRLCVWVSGSWRIVSRLPGATRQPRATDSGVVLFCAFGDKLHWIACAFSSLSARGRIGRTRDDRVRGTGELHGDMRKSRAGDRQAVKCPAAAVRDWEGHSREARYTRTLAAVCACAPCHCTVAAFERMEAMDLDGDAVVDLSVSSGRRNSPSITINSGDVGVPLDLGLHFSSSPNLDNNMPEARNIQNAARGILAPKSADDRKTRRNLRPRIEISYAETPDERRINGYVNGNADSDEGDMPPLPPIKELSSDELAERERTLRKFREELRSEEMKLVLLKKLRQSQQLKENIAAVPKVPSKLPPPVTVQPAPHSHRTGKAPPPLLRGQPAPSRSSIHVPPPGMLLPPTSARSSTSSTGIPPNMIIPQPPHPRSRPPSATPNVSNYHAPADRTERSTKDPTPTPAHQERPRDDNQTPAQRQAAAKLALRKQLEKTLLQIPPPKPPPPEMHFVPNPSNTEFIYLVGLEHVVDFITKEPAIPPPPEPFECTQCKTDFTPVWKWEKPITGGKKESPRGQHATFQRPPAGRDPRVICEHCVTTNVKKALKAEHTNRLKTAFVKALQQEQEIEQRLAQAACPSPDPPAPKPVPKAATPTRRVATPPAPPPQVPPAPTLAPTPPAPKLQEHPLVKLAESGKFSPHHAAAAAALQQQLLRELAKNPVPGLPPHQPLPAHMMPPFTSILYPYQLAMAQASGKGLAELQRQAADLQRQYLLDMIPSQASQAQGNQAPPRAHPHNWKT from the exons ATGGGAGGAGGGGAAGACATCAACGGCGGACAAGGCCGCCATATTGAATCACTCTCGTTAATTTTTGCGCAGAGGCGGTGTGAATTTTTTCTCCTCGCGGCGGAAGGTAGCGGCTCAAGGTTGTGCGTCTGGGTCTCCGGATCGTGGAGGATCGTTTCGCGGTTACCCGGTGCCACGCGTCAGCCCCGCGCGACAGACAGTGGTGTTGTTTTGTTCTGTGCGTTCGGGGACAAGTTGCATTGGATTGCGTGTGCGTTCTCGTCTCTGTCGGCCCGCGGGCGAATTGGTCGGACGCGCGATGACCGGGTCCGCGGCACGGGAGAGCTCCACGGAGACATGCGGAAATCGCGGGCCGGAGATCGCCAGGCGGTGAAGTGCCCTGCTGCTGCTGTTCGCGATTGGGAGGGACACTCGAGGGAAGCGAGGTATACGCGTACACTGGCTGCGGTATGTGCTTGTGCGCCATGTCATTGTAC AGTCGCCGCGTTTGAGAGAATGGAAGCCATGGATTTGGACGGTGATGCAGTGGTGGACCTGAGTGTTAG CAGTGGCAGAAGAAATTCTCCATCAATTACTATTAACTCTGGCGATGTGggagttccattagatttaggTCTTCATTTCTCTTCGAGCCCTAATCTGGATAACAACATGCCGGAAgcacgaaatattcaaaatgcgGCAAGGGGAATTCTGGCCCCGAAATCTGCAGATGACAGAAAAACACGCCGTAATCTTAGACCTAGGATTGAAATAAGTTATGCAGAGACTCCAGATGAACGTAGAATAAATGGATATGTGAATGGAAATGCAGATAGTGATGAAG GTGATATGCCACCTCTGCCACCGATTAAAGAACTATCGTCAGATGAATTAGCTGAACGCGAAAGAACACTTAGAAAATTCAGGGAGGAACTTAGATCTGAGGAGATGAAACTGGtgttgttaaaaaaattacgaCAGTCACAACAACTGAAAGAAAACATTGCTGCTGTACCAAAGGTACCCAGCAAATTACCACCACCAGTTACAGTACAACCGGCTCCCCATAG tcATAGAACTGGAAAGGCACCTCCACCTTTACTTAGGGGACAGCCTGCTCCAAGCAGAAGTAGTATACATGTTCCTCCACCTGGAATGTTATTACCACCTACATCTGCTCGAAGTTCTACTTCCAGTACTGGAATACCGCCAAACATGATCATACCACAACCACCACATCCTAGAAGTAGGCCTCCTAGTGCAACGCCAAATGTATCAAATTATCATGCACCAGCAGACCGAACTGAAAGGTCCACAAAAGATCCAACCCCAACCCCGGCACATCAA GAGAGACCAAGGGATGATAATCAGACACCTGCGCAACGTCAAGCGGCCGCTAAATTGGCTCTACGAAAGCAACTCGAGAAGACGTTGCTACAGATACCACCACCGAAACCGCCGCCACCCGAAATGCATTTCGTACCCAATCCTTCCAATACGGAGTTCATCTATTTGGTGGGTCTAGAGCACGTAGTTGATTTTATTACTAAGGAGCCTGCTATTCCACCACCTCCGGAACCATTCGAGTGTACTCAATGCAAAACAGACTTTACACCTGTGTGGAAATGGGAGAAACCAATCACTGGTGGTAAAAAGGAAAGTCCAAGAGGACAGCATGCCACTTTCCAGAGACCTCCAGCAGGTCGTGATCCTAGGGTGATATGTGAACATTGTGTAACAACCAATGTTAAAAAAGCTCTGAAAGCTGAGCACACTAATCG GTTAAAGACAGCGTTCGTGAAAGCGTTGCAACAGGAACAAGAAATAGAACAAAGGTTGGCACAGGCAGCGTGTCCAAGTCCAGATCCTCCTGCTCCAAAACCAGTTCCTAAAGCAGCTACTCCCACAAGAAGAGTAGCAACACCACCGGCTCCTCCGCCACAAGTACCACCAGCACCCACGTTGGCACCAACTCCGCCAGCGCCAAAATTGCAGGAGCATCCTTTGGTCAAGTTGGCTGAAAGTGGGAAATTCAGCCCGCATCATGCTGCTGCTGCAGCTGCTTTGCAGCAACAGTTGCTTAGAG AATTGGCGAAGAATCCTGTTCCAGGCTTGCCACCTCATCAACCCCTTCCTGCTCATATGATGCCACCGTTTACCTCGATATTATATCCTTACCAGCTTGCAATGGCGCAGGCCAGCGGCAAGGGTCTTGCAGAACTGCAACGACAAGCGGCAGACCTGCAGCGCCAATACTTGCTCGATATGATTCCATCGCAAGCGTCTCAAGCACAAGGCAATCAGGCTCCACCACGGGCCCATCCACACAATTGGAAGACGTAA
- the simj gene encoding transcriptional repressor p66-beta simjang isoform X10, which produces MCLCAMSLVAAFERMEAMDLDGDAVVDLSVSSGRRNSPSITINSGDVGVPLDLGLHFSSSPNLDNNMPEARNIQNAARGILAPKSADDRKTRRNLRPRIEISYAETPDERRINGYVNGNADSDEGDMPPLPPIKELSSDELAERERTLRKFREELRSEEMKLVLLKKLRQSQQLKENIAAVPKVPSKLPPPVTVQPAPHSHRTGKAPPPLLRGQPAPSRSSIHVPPPGMLLPPTSARSSTSSTGIPPNMIIPQPPHPRSRPPSATPNVSNYHAPADRTERSTKDPTPTPAHQVSKLLVGSQENKTTASLSTPVISEQERPRDDNQTPAQRQAAAKLALRKQLEKTLLQIPPPKPPPPEMHFVPNPSNTEFIYLVGLEHVVDFITKEPAIPPPPEPFECTQCKTDFTPVWKWEKPITGGKKESPRGQHATFQRPPAGRDPRVICEHCVTTNVKKALKAEHTNRLKTAFVKALQQEQEIEQRLAQAACPSPDPPAPKPVPKAATPTRRVATPPAPPPQVPPAPTLAPTPPAPKLQEHPLVKLAESGKFSPHHAAAAAALQQQLLRELAKNPVPGLPPHQPLPAHMMPPFTSILYPYQLAMAQASGKGLAELQRQAADLQRQYLLDMIPSQASQAQGNQAPPRAHPHNWKT; this is translated from the exons ATGTGCTTGTGCGCCATGTCATT AGTCGCCGCGTTTGAGAGAATGGAAGCCATGGATTTGGACGGTGATGCAGTGGTGGACCTGAGTGTTAG CAGTGGCAGAAGAAATTCTCCATCAATTACTATTAACTCTGGCGATGTGggagttccattagatttaggTCTTCATTTCTCTTCGAGCCCTAATCTGGATAACAACATGCCGGAAgcacgaaatattcaaaatgcgGCAAGGGGAATTCTGGCCCCGAAATCTGCAGATGACAGAAAAACACGCCGTAATCTTAGACCTAGGATTGAAATAAGTTATGCAGAGACTCCAGATGAACGTAGAATAAATGGATATGTGAATGGAAATGCAGATAGTGATGAAG GTGATATGCCACCTCTGCCACCGATTAAAGAACTATCGTCAGATGAATTAGCTGAACGCGAAAGAACACTTAGAAAATTCAGGGAGGAACTTAGATCTGAGGAGATGAAACTGGtgttgttaaaaaaattacgaCAGTCACAACAACTGAAAGAAAACATTGCTGCTGTACCAAAGGTACCCAGCAAATTACCACCACCAGTTACAGTACAACCGGCTCCCCATAG tcATAGAACTGGAAAGGCACCTCCACCTTTACTTAGGGGACAGCCTGCTCCAAGCAGAAGTAGTATACATGTTCCTCCACCTGGAATGTTATTACCACCTACATCTGCTCGAAGTTCTACTTCCAGTACTGGAATACCGCCAAACATGATCATACCACAACCACCACATCCTAGAAGTAGGCCTCCTAGTGCAACGCCAAATGTATCAAATTATCATGCACCAGCAGACCGAACTGAAAGGTCCACAAAAGATCCAACCCCAACCCCGGCACATCAAGTAAGTAAG CTGCTTGTTGGATCTCAAGAAAATAAAACCACCGCATCCTTAAGCACACCTGTGATTTCAGAACAG GAGAGACCAAGGGATGATAATCAGACACCTGCGCAACGTCAAGCGGCCGCTAAATTGGCTCTACGAAAGCAACTCGAGAAGACGTTGCTACAGATACCACCACCGAAACCGCCGCCACCCGAAATGCATTTCGTACCCAATCCTTCCAATACGGAGTTCATCTATTTGGTGGGTCTAGAGCACGTAGTTGATTTTATTACTAAGGAGCCTGCTATTCCACCACCTCCGGAACCATTCGAGTGTACTCAATGCAAAACAGACTTTACACCTGTGTGGAAATGGGAGAAACCAATCACTGGTGGTAAAAAGGAAAGTCCAAGAGGACAGCATGCCACTTTCCAGAGACCTCCAGCAGGTCGTGATCCTAGGGTGATATGTGAACATTGTGTAACAACCAATGTTAAAAAAGCTCTGAAAGCTGAGCACACTAATCG GTTAAAGACAGCGTTCGTGAAAGCGTTGCAACAGGAACAAGAAATAGAACAAAGGTTGGCACAGGCAGCGTGTCCAAGTCCAGATCCTCCTGCTCCAAAACCAGTTCCTAAAGCAGCTACTCCCACAAGAAGAGTAGCAACACCACCGGCTCCTCCGCCACAAGTACCACCAGCACCCACGTTGGCACCAACTCCGCCAGCGCCAAAATTGCAGGAGCATCCTTTGGTCAAGTTGGCTGAAAGTGGGAAATTCAGCCCGCATCATGCTGCTGCTGCAGCTGCTTTGCAGCAACAGTTGCTTAGAG AATTGGCGAAGAATCCTGTTCCAGGCTTGCCACCTCATCAACCCCTTCCTGCTCATATGATGCCACCGTTTACCTCGATATTATATCCTTACCAGCTTGCAATGGCGCAGGCCAGCGGCAAGGGTCTTGCAGAACTGCAACGACAAGCGGCAGACCTGCAGCGCCAATACTTGCTCGATATGATTCCATCGCAAGCGTCTCAAGCACAAGGCAATCAGGCTCCACCACGGGCCCATCCACACAATTGGAAGACGTAA
- the simj gene encoding transcriptional repressor p66-beta simjang isoform X1, whose product MGGGEDINGGQGRHIESLSLIFAQRRCEFFLLAAEGSGSRLCVWVSGSWRIVSRLPGATRQPRATDSGVVLFCAFGDKLHWIACAFSSLSARGRIGRTRDDRVRGTGELHGDMRKSRAGDRQAVKCPAAAVRDWEGHSREARYTRTLAAVCACAPCHCTVAAFERMEAMDLDGDAVVDLSVSSSGRRNSPSITINSGDVGVPLDLGLHFSSSPNLDNNMPEARNIQNAARGILAPKSADDRKTRRNLRPRIEISYAETPDERRINGYVNGNADSDEGDMPPLPPIKELSSDELAERERTLRKFREELRSEEMKLVLLKKLRQSQQLKENIAAVPKVPSKLPPPVTVQPAPHSHRTGKAPPPLLRGQPAPSRSSIHVPPPGMLLPPTSARSSTSSTGIPPNMIIPQPPHPRSRPPSATPNVSNYHAPADRTERSTKDPTPTPAHQVSKLLVGSQENKTTASLSTPVISEQERPRDDNQTPAQRQAAAKLALRKQLEKTLLQIPPPKPPPPEMHFVPNPSNTEFIYLVGLEHVVDFITKEPAIPPPPEPFECTQCKTDFTPVWKWEKPITGGKKESPRGQHATFQRPPAGRDPRVICEHCVTTNVKKALKAEHTNRLKTAFVKALQQEQEIEQRLAQAACPSPDPPAPKPVPKAATPTRRVATPPAPPPQVPPAPTLAPTPPAPKLQEHPLVKLAESGKFSPHHAAAAAALQQQLLRELAKNPVPGLPPHQPLPAHMMPPFTSILYPYQLAMAQASGKGLAELQRQAADLQRQYLLDMIPSQASQAQGNQAPPRAHPHNWKT is encoded by the exons ATGGGAGGAGGGGAAGACATCAACGGCGGACAAGGCCGCCATATTGAATCACTCTCGTTAATTTTTGCGCAGAGGCGGTGTGAATTTTTTCTCCTCGCGGCGGAAGGTAGCGGCTCAAGGTTGTGCGTCTGGGTCTCCGGATCGTGGAGGATCGTTTCGCGGTTACCCGGTGCCACGCGTCAGCCCCGCGCGACAGACAGTGGTGTTGTTTTGTTCTGTGCGTTCGGGGACAAGTTGCATTGGATTGCGTGTGCGTTCTCGTCTCTGTCGGCCCGCGGGCGAATTGGTCGGACGCGCGATGACCGGGTCCGCGGCACGGGAGAGCTCCACGGAGACATGCGGAAATCGCGGGCCGGAGATCGCCAGGCGGTGAAGTGCCCTGCTGCTGCTGTTCGCGATTGGGAGGGACACTCGAGGGAAGCGAGGTATACGCGTACACTGGCTGCGGTATGTGCTTGTGCGCCATGTCATTGTAC AGTCGCCGCGTTTGAGAGAATGGAAGCCATGGATTTGGACGGTGATGCAGTGGTGGACCTGAGTGTTAG CAGCAGTGGCAGAAGAAATTCTCCATCAATTACTATTAACTCTGGCGATGTGggagttccattagatttaggTCTTCATTTCTCTTCGAGCCCTAATCTGGATAACAACATGCCGGAAgcacgaaatattcaaaatgcgGCAAGGGGAATTCTGGCCCCGAAATCTGCAGATGACAGAAAAACACGCCGTAATCTTAGACCTAGGATTGAAATAAGTTATGCAGAGACTCCAGATGAACGTAGAATAAATGGATATGTGAATGGAAATGCAGATAGTGATGAAG GTGATATGCCACCTCTGCCACCGATTAAAGAACTATCGTCAGATGAATTAGCTGAACGCGAAAGAACACTTAGAAAATTCAGGGAGGAACTTAGATCTGAGGAGATGAAACTGGtgttgttaaaaaaattacgaCAGTCACAACAACTGAAAGAAAACATTGCTGCTGTACCAAAGGTACCCAGCAAATTACCACCACCAGTTACAGTACAACCGGCTCCCCATAG tcATAGAACTGGAAAGGCACCTCCACCTTTACTTAGGGGACAGCCTGCTCCAAGCAGAAGTAGTATACATGTTCCTCCACCTGGAATGTTATTACCACCTACATCTGCTCGAAGTTCTACTTCCAGTACTGGAATACCGCCAAACATGATCATACCACAACCACCACATCCTAGAAGTAGGCCTCCTAGTGCAACGCCAAATGTATCAAATTATCATGCACCAGCAGACCGAACTGAAAGGTCCACAAAAGATCCAACCCCAACCCCGGCACATCAAGTAAGTAAG CTGCTTGTTGGATCTCAAGAAAATAAAACCACCGCATCCTTAAGCACACCTGTGATTTCAGAACAG GAGAGACCAAGGGATGATAATCAGACACCTGCGCAACGTCAAGCGGCCGCTAAATTGGCTCTACGAAAGCAACTCGAGAAGACGTTGCTACAGATACCACCACCGAAACCGCCGCCACCCGAAATGCATTTCGTACCCAATCCTTCCAATACGGAGTTCATCTATTTGGTGGGTCTAGAGCACGTAGTTGATTTTATTACTAAGGAGCCTGCTATTCCACCACCTCCGGAACCATTCGAGTGTACTCAATGCAAAACAGACTTTACACCTGTGTGGAAATGGGAGAAACCAATCACTGGTGGTAAAAAGGAAAGTCCAAGAGGACAGCATGCCACTTTCCAGAGACCTCCAGCAGGTCGTGATCCTAGGGTGATATGTGAACATTGTGTAACAACCAATGTTAAAAAAGCTCTGAAAGCTGAGCACACTAATCG GTTAAAGACAGCGTTCGTGAAAGCGTTGCAACAGGAACAAGAAATAGAACAAAGGTTGGCACAGGCAGCGTGTCCAAGTCCAGATCCTCCTGCTCCAAAACCAGTTCCTAAAGCAGCTACTCCCACAAGAAGAGTAGCAACACCACCGGCTCCTCCGCCACAAGTACCACCAGCACCCACGTTGGCACCAACTCCGCCAGCGCCAAAATTGCAGGAGCATCCTTTGGTCAAGTTGGCTGAAAGTGGGAAATTCAGCCCGCATCATGCTGCTGCTGCAGCTGCTTTGCAGCAACAGTTGCTTAGAG AATTGGCGAAGAATCCTGTTCCAGGCTTGCCACCTCATCAACCCCTTCCTGCTCATATGATGCCACCGTTTACCTCGATATTATATCCTTACCAGCTTGCAATGGCGCAGGCCAGCGGCAAGGGTCTTGCAGAACTGCAACGACAAGCGGCAGACCTGCAGCGCCAATACTTGCTCGATATGATTCCATCGCAAGCGTCTCAAGCACAAGGCAATCAGGCTCCACCACGGGCCCATCCACACAATTGGAAGACGTAA